The Nitrospira sp. KM1 genome includes a window with the following:
- a CDS encoding GNAT family N-acetyltransferase, which produces MPADEPLMPPPIRAMTAEDRHAVIGLLLGSEPWKRLGHRMADWDRYFAPIPAGRESYVLPDDAGVVAAIAVVRRHFLLGDYLELFGVAARARGRGVGSRLLEHVESLVFARATNLFICVSDFNQPARRFYRRHGYQEIGPLPNLLIDGSAEILLRKTTGPGMRAEEI; this is translated from the coding sequence ATGCCGGCAGACGAACCGCTGATGCCGCCTCCTATCAGAGCGATGACGGCGGAGGATCGTCATGCGGTCATCGGCCTCCTGCTCGGCTCAGAGCCATGGAAACGTCTCGGTCATCGGATGGCGGACTGGGATCGATATTTCGCGCCGATCCCTGCCGGGCGCGAGAGTTATGTCCTGCCTGATGATGCGGGTGTCGTCGCAGCGATCGCCGTGGTCAGACGCCACTTTCTTCTCGGAGATTATCTGGAACTGTTCGGCGTGGCTGCACGGGCCAGGGGACGCGGAGTGGGAAGTCGCCTACTCGAACATGTCGAGTCGCTGGTATTCGCCAGAGCCACGAATCTCTTCATCTGCGTATCGGACTTCAACCAACCGGCCCGCCGTTTCTACCGCAGGCACGGTTATCAGGAGATCGGGCCTCTTCCGAACCTCCTGATTGATGGTTCTGCGGAAATCCTTCTCAGAAAAACAACCGGACCGGGGATGCGGGCCGAGGAGATCTAG
- the dapF gene encoding diaminopimelate epimerase: MKNGFFRGHGLGNDYLVMDPKELTFALKSKTVALICNRHWGLGSDGILVPVPSKSADFGLRIFNPDGSEAEKSGNGLRIFARYLHATGRTKKTHFTVETKGGLVTVDLHLDARRDASSVTVEMGRATFSPGALPCTLRADELIRQPIQAAGRSLNFTGVSVGNPHCVVFKSAGQSWTREDLLALGPALEHHSIFPRRTNVQLAVPTGPKKLFILIWERGAGETQASGSSSCAAASAAVRLGLVKSPVRVDMPGGSLNIDVAPDFDLTMTGPVAEVARGTLSASFLRALR; the protein is encoded by the coding sequence ATGAAGAATGGGTTTTTTCGCGGGCACGGGCTGGGAAACGACTATCTGGTCATGGACCCGAAGGAATTGACCTTCGCGTTGAAAAGCAAGACCGTCGCATTGATCTGCAATCGTCATTGGGGGCTGGGCAGCGACGGGATTCTGGTTCCGGTACCGTCCAAGAGCGCCGATTTCGGACTCCGCATCTTCAATCCGGACGGAAGCGAAGCGGAAAAGTCAGGAAACGGTCTGCGCATTTTCGCCCGGTACCTCCATGCGACGGGCAGAACCAAGAAGACACACTTCACTGTCGAGACGAAGGGCGGACTGGTCACGGTCGATCTGCATCTCGATGCACGCCGCGACGCATCCTCTGTCACAGTTGAAATGGGCCGTGCCACGTTCTCCCCCGGTGCGTTGCCCTGCACACTCCGCGCGGATGAACTGATCCGCCAGCCAATCCAGGCTGCCGGCCGGTCCTTGAACTTTACCGGAGTGAGCGTCGGCAATCCTCATTGCGTCGTCTTCAAATCAGCCGGTCAATCCTGGACGCGTGAGGATCTTTTGGCCCTCGGGCCGGCGCTGGAACACCATTCCATTTTCCCCAGGCGGACGAACGTCCAGCTTGCCGTTCCCACTGGTCCGAAGAAACTCTTCATCCTCATCTGGGAGCGCGGCGCGGGTGAAACCCAAGCCTCTGGGTCCTCATCCTGTGCGGCAGCGAGTGCCGCCGTTCGCCTGGGACTGGTCAAGAGCCCGGTCCGCGTCGACATGCCTGGAGGCTCGCTCAATATCGACGTCGCGCCGGATTTCGATCTGACCATGACCGGACCGGTCGCCGAGGTCGCCCGCGGTACGCTGAGCGCCTCATTCCTGCGGGCATTGCGATAG
- a CDS encoding VOC family protein, which yields MRVMKLLHTRMRVSNMDHTIAFYTDVLGLQVVERKTSPRGSQLAFLRVPNSEELIELCSFPASGPVKVQEDLVHLAFQVDDLDDTMSSLKAQGIRITDGPTVTSSGSRFIFIDAPDGYEVELIERPPDITIV from the coding sequence ATGCGCGTGATGAAGCTGTTGCATACCAGAATGCGGGTCAGCAATATGGATCATACCATCGCTTTCTACACGGACGTGCTCGGTTTGCAGGTGGTCGAACGCAAGACCTCTCCCCGTGGTTCCCAGCTGGCATTCCTGCGGGTGCCCAACAGCGAGGAATTGATTGAACTCTGCAGCTTTCCCGCCAGCGGTCCCGTGAAGGTGCAGGAAGACCTCGTGCATCTTGCCTTTCAAGTTGACGACCTCGACGACACGATGTCCTCGCTGAAGGCGCAGGGCATTCGGATCACCGATGGGCCGACCGTGACATCCTCCGGAAGCCGATTCATTTTCATCGACGCGCCCGACGGCTATGAGGTCGAATTGATCGAACGGCCGCCTGACATCACGATCGTGTGA
- a CDS encoding site-2 protease family protein: MALPDWEIGRALGIPIRIHASWFLVFFFMSWTLATGYLPDALPGLSHERYWGMGAVAALLLFLSVLLHELGHSYVAKRYHIPIAQITLFIFGGVAHMGKEPPHPRAEFLIAIAGPAVSFVLGVLCLTLAMTADTVFPGPSVRGFVVLGGLLGMVNVQLGLFNLIPGFPLDGGRMLRAGLWAWSKNLYRATGHAAMFGLWCGVLFCLIGAWIVGESLFGGGEQSVAGNGGWLLFIGAFLFSAAWNARKQASLRMALEATTVEEVMVRTPLVIPSHLTVRAAVDDYFVAHGFSGFPVAEGDSVTGVITVDDLQRVPQALWDWRTVRDVMSPASPDLFVTRDRTVKQALDRMARTGRDRLVVMEEERPVGLITQSSVVTFFQLHRNGRAQKKPDT; this comes from the coding sequence ATGGCATTGCCTGATTGGGAAATCGGACGGGCGCTCGGCATACCGATACGGATCCACGCGTCGTGGTTCCTCGTATTTTTCTTCATGAGTTGGACCTTGGCGACAGGCTATCTCCCGGATGCCTTGCCCGGTCTATCCCACGAACGGTATTGGGGAATGGGAGCCGTCGCGGCCCTGCTCCTGTTCTTGTCAGTTCTGCTTCATGAACTGGGCCACTCCTACGTCGCCAAGCGATATCACATCCCCATCGCCCAAATCACGCTCTTCATTTTTGGCGGGGTGGCGCATATGGGAAAGGAACCGCCCCATCCCCGTGCGGAGTTTCTCATTGCCATCGCAGGACCGGCCGTAAGCTTCGTGCTGGGCGTACTATGCCTTACGTTGGCGATGACGGCGGATACGGTGTTTCCAGGGCCGTCAGTGCGGGGTTTCGTTGTGCTGGGAGGTTTGCTGGGCATGGTCAATGTCCAATTGGGGCTGTTCAATCTTATCCCTGGGTTTCCGTTGGACGGCGGTCGAATGTTACGGGCGGGACTATGGGCATGGAGCAAAAATCTTTATCGTGCCACCGGTCATGCCGCCATGTTCGGCCTCTGGTGCGGCGTCTTGTTTTGCCTGATTGGAGCCTGGATCGTCGGAGAATCTCTGTTCGGAGGGGGTGAGCAGTCGGTGGCCGGTAATGGAGGCTGGCTGTTGTTCATCGGTGCGTTCCTGTTCAGCGCCGCTTGGAATGCGAGGAAGCAGGCGTCCCTCCGTATGGCGTTGGAAGCCACGACCGTTGAGGAAGTCATGGTCCGGACGCCGTTGGTCATCCCATCACATCTGACGGTTCGCGCGGCCGTCGATGACTATTTCGTCGCTCACGGCTTCAGTGGATTTCCCGTGGCCGAGGGGGATTCCGTGACAGGTGTGATCACTGTGGACGATCTCCAGCGGGTGCCGCAAGCCCTCTGGGATTGGCGGACGGTGCGGGATGTGATGAGCCCGGCTTCCCCGGATCTGTTCGTGACCAGGGATCGGACGGTCAAGCAGGCGCTTGATCGCATGGCCAGAACCGGCCGGGATCGGCTTGTGGTGATGGAAGAAGAGCGACCGGTCGGCCTCATCACACAATCGTCGGTCGTGACGTTTTTTCAGTTACATCGAAATGGCCGGGCGCAGAAGAAGCCGGACACCTGA
- a CDS encoding YihY/virulence factor BrkB family protein: MELWRLLKDFLTSFLRQGCGSLAASLAFFSLLSLFPLVFLLLYGVSFIVSQDVIGAQVLLSFLKGFLPTLGAKLAVELQRVSELDTVRWLVFLSFAWFGTLVFYELDYALNVVFESRWQRHPLISTIISVASLGAVGLLLVVSYVATQTVNIITSYIPHFWGLDLLALTAHDFFLTYTLPFLLAFLTVTALYRFVPRRPPGWREAMIGALTFSLLWVSAKLLFTNYAEYAALYDLYGSLLEVILLLLWLYYSATLLLFGAVVAHSLQQRIRVPDPVLSKTPGMSL; the protein is encoded by the coding sequence ATGGAACTCTGGCGTCTGCTCAAAGACTTCCTCACATCGTTCTTAAGACAAGGATGCGGCAGCCTCGCGGCGTCCCTCGCATTTTTCTCGTTGCTCTCGCTCTTCCCGCTCGTCTTTCTCCTGCTGTACGGCGTCAGTTTCATCGTCAGTCAGGATGTCATCGGGGCGCAAGTGCTCCTCAGCTTCTTGAAAGGCTTTCTCCCGACTCTCGGCGCCAAGCTGGCCGTGGAGTTGCAGCGCGTGAGCGAATTGGACACGGTGCGCTGGCTCGTCTTTTTGTCCTTTGCCTGGTTCGGCACGCTGGTCTTCTACGAGCTCGACTACGCCCTGAATGTCGTATTCGAAAGCCGCTGGCAACGCCATCCGCTGATTTCGACGATTATTTCTGTCGCCTCCCTTGGAGCGGTCGGACTGTTGCTCGTCGTCTCGTACGTCGCCACGCAGACCGTCAACATCATCACCAGTTATATCCCCCATTTCTGGGGGCTCGACCTCCTGGCCTTGACGGCTCATGATTTTTTCCTGACCTATACGCTTCCGTTTCTGCTGGCCTTTCTCACCGTCACGGCACTCTACCGCTTCGTACCCCGCCGCCCTCCCGGGTGGCGCGAAGCCATGATCGGAGCCCTCACGTTCAGCCTCCTGTGGGTCTCGGCAAAATTGCTGTTTACGAACTATGCCGAATACGCCGCGCTGTACGACCTCTATGGCTCATTGTTGGAAGTCATTCTCCTCCTTCTCTGGCTGTATTATTCTGCCACGCTGCTCCTCTTTGGAGCCGTTGTCGCCCACTCGCTGCAGCAACGGATCCGGGTGCCCGACCCCGTCCTGTCCAAGACTCCCGGCATGTCGCTGTAA
- a CDS encoding polysaccharide deacetylase family protein gives MPILRLALGTVLLAVVLARSACGEVLTSGPPACPGVALTFDLCPVRNGSGYDQRVIDYLVEHKIPATFFMSGRWMARHDTEVKFLLGIPYFEVGTHGDVHAHLPMHTLDEQQQEILAPVRVLKTKYGRATSLFRPPYGEFNDHTVDLVKNLGLQFILWNVVSGDPDPTLSLEQIDHRLSRLTRKGSIVVLHANGKGRYTYEAVAHLAEQVLPQRHLIPMTVTDVLACRQTNR, from the coding sequence ATGCCTATCCTCCGATTGGCCCTTGGGACAGTTCTCCTTGCCGTGGTCCTTGCACGATCCGCCTGCGGTGAAGTCCTCACCAGCGGCCCTCCGGCCTGTCCCGGAGTCGCCTTGACGTTCGATCTCTGCCCTGTCCGCAATGGCAGCGGCTATGATCAACGAGTCATCGACTATTTGGTCGAACATAAAATTCCCGCAACATTCTTCATGTCCGGCCGATGGATGGCGCGGCACGACACTGAAGTCAAATTCCTCCTAGGGATTCCGTACTTCGAGGTGGGCACCCACGGCGACGTGCACGCGCACCTTCCCATGCATACACTCGACGAACAGCAACAGGAAATCCTGGCACCCGTCCGTGTGCTCAAAACGAAATATGGACGGGCGACGTCTCTCTTTCGCCCGCCGTACGGCGAGTTCAACGATCACACCGTCGATCTGGTCAAAAACCTGGGACTTCAGTTCATCCTTTGGAACGTCGTGTCGGGGGATCCCGACCCCACCCTCTCACTGGAACAGATCGATCACCGGCTCTCCCGCCTCACTCGCAAAGGCAGTATCGTCGTGCTGCATGCCAACGGGAAAGGCCGATACACCTATGAGGCGGTCGCCCATCTGGCCGAACAGGTACTGCCGCAGCGCCACCTGATTCCCATGACCGTCACGGATGTCCTCGCATGCCGGCAGACGAACCGCTGA